The following proteins are encoded in a genomic region of Chryseobacterium cucumeris:
- the dnaE gene encoding DNA polymerase III subunit alpha has product MYLIFDTETTGLPKNFNAPLSDSDNWPRMVQIAWQVHDDDGNLIENQDYIIKPEGYDIPFNAARIHGITTKIANEEGRDLQEVLEEFSTVLEKIRVVSGHNVEFDYNIVGAEFYRKNLKDNLQEKPKADTMILGTDFCQLGGGRGGRFKPPKLEELYEKLYGNKFDEAHNAAADVNATARAFFEMVRIGVVPAETLKISEDQLAYFRSLYPDPIKPFNIVIRRQVADFHNKKKQQDFGSIDEIDLGKYFNFDNHSVFSTLTATSSINDLIKKASDENFPAVGMVDLGNMMGAFKFVSAVEGANADRAKKHKEYLAKKQEAEENGTEFTEEEPVSEPLIPVVGCEFYISDRYEQKQFTKDDPDRRTQVVLLAKDFNGYKNLAKLSSIGFLKGFYFGVPRVSRELIAQYKEGVIALTSGIMGDIPDAILNTGEQKGEELFKWWKDTFEDDFYVQIQNHKLPEEEHLNEVLLYLADKYNVKILAQNETFYTNKDDSNIQDIVSCIKDGEKLTTPIGKGFGKRRGLATGEYYIKNSDEIKEAFLAYPDAFDAYEEFTAKFKPYTLKRDVLLPKFDIPAEFIHAEDEVDGGKRGEMAYLTYLTYEGAKKRYAETGITDEIKERLDFELEVIANTGYPGYFLIVQDFCNEARNMGVWVGPGRGSAAGSAVAYCIGITNVDPIKYDLLFERFLNPERVSMPDIDIDFDDEGRDKIIKWVVEKYGKTQVAQIITYSVLGGKSAIKDAGRVLDVPIPDTNNIAKLIPPSPGMNIAKALAKYDKLKPEEQMLVDEMRYVLESPDDARHGVLASAKKMEGCIRNTGIHACGVIITPEDVSNLVPVTIAAKDADILVSQFDNSVAESAGLLKMDFLGLRTLTIIKDALKLVKARYGVDIDPDLIPLDDAKTYQLFKEGRTVGIFQYESPGMQKYMRELKPTVFADLIAMNALYRPGPIKYIPNFINRKHGIEEIVYDLPETEEYLKETYGITVYQEQVMLLSQKLANFTKGEADTLRKAMGKKQIDVLNKMYPKFIEGGRKNNLNEERLEKIWNDWKAFAEYAFNKSHSTCYAFIAYQTAYLKANYPAEYMASVMSNNINNTDSITMFMEDCKSMGVDVLGPDVNESQYKFSVNEKGQIRFGLGAIKGIGEGPSEAITRERENGRFKNIYDFFERILPSQMNKRVAESLVLAGAFDELDAFHRGQYFDIDMAGKTNLERLIRYGQSFQESKNEMEHSLFADFAEEVQIEQPKLAPCPEWPNMHKLNKEKEIIGFYLSAHPLDEFKYQFQFMQGQLSKKAVLEKNEEEKVVTDEAPVLEQDALDDAVDLTEIVSDDIVAGEEEVIEEVTKKAEPKGNFLFLNLDEVDAYKEQAFSNKQEELFEEKKKDWKTLQKERENGGGGKEYTVAGLITEYRVQDGFRSGEKVAFVTLEDYSGSYSFRLGDRDYMRLKEKLEVQRFVIFKIKFAQVKDGRVFVNVNDVIELQEAFERFAKSISLVMDVMDVRPEDLDFFRTVLDRNKGNQKLKFFIKNLEDDSHIEVQSMKHSVDLNGDLIKEIQLLNKYEFYLN; this is encoded by the coding sequence ATGTATTTAATTTTTGACACAGAAACAACCGGTTTACCAAAAAATTTCAACGCTCCGCTTTCAGACTCGGATAACTGGCCCAGAATGGTCCAGATTGCATGGCAGGTGCACGATGATGATGGAAACTTGATTGAAAACCAGGATTATATAATAAAACCTGAAGGGTATGATATTCCCTTCAACGCAGCACGTATTCACGGAATTACAACCAAAATTGCCAATGAAGAAGGACGTGATCTTCAGGAGGTTCTTGAAGAATTCTCTACCGTTCTTGAAAAAATCAGGGTGGTTTCCGGGCATAATGTAGAGTTCGATTACAATATCGTAGGAGCAGAATTTTACAGAAAAAACCTGAAAGATAACCTTCAGGAAAAGCCTAAAGCGGATACTATGATTTTGGGAACCGACTTCTGCCAGCTGGGCGGTGGCCGGGGAGGCCGTTTTAAACCTCCGAAACTTGAAGAATTATATGAAAAACTTTATGGGAACAAATTTGATGAAGCCCATAATGCTGCAGCCGACGTAAATGCAACGGCCAGAGCTTTCTTTGAAATGGTAAGAATTGGCGTAGTTCCTGCTGAAACATTAAAGATTTCAGAAGATCAGCTCGCGTATTTCAGAAGCCTTTATCCGGACCCGATCAAGCCCTTCAATATTGTTATCAGAAGGCAGGTTGCTGATTTTCATAATAAGAAAAAGCAGCAGGATTTCGGAAGTATTGATGAAATTGATTTAGGTAAATATTTCAATTTTGATAACCATAGTGTTTTCTCTACGCTTACGGCTACCTCAAGCATTAATGACCTGATTAAAAAAGCCTCTGATGAAAATTTCCCAGCTGTCGGAATGGTAGATCTTGGAAATATGATGGGAGCTTTCAAGTTCGTCTCGGCAGTAGAAGGAGCTAATGCAGACAGAGCGAAAAAGCATAAAGAATACCTGGCAAAAAAACAGGAAGCAGAAGAAAACGGAACAGAATTTACTGAAGAAGAGCCTGTTTCAGAACCGCTTATTCCTGTAGTGGGTTGTGAGTTTTATATTTCAGACCGTTACGAACAAAAGCAGTTTACCAAAGATGATCCGGACAGAAGAACACAGGTTGTGCTTTTGGCGAAAGATTTTAATGGATATAAAAACCTGGCAAAACTCTCCAGTATCGGATTCCTGAAAGGATTCTATTTTGGAGTTCCCAGGGTGAGCAGGGAGTTGATTGCTCAATATAAGGAAGGAGTCATAGCTTTAACATCCGGAATTATGGGGGATATTCCCGACGCGATCTTAAATACCGGTGAGCAGAAAGGAGAGGAGCTTTTCAAATGGTGGAAAGACACCTTTGAAGATGATTTTTATGTGCAGATTCAGAATCACAAACTGCCTGAAGAAGAACATTTAAATGAAGTTCTTTTGTATCTGGCAGATAAATATAATGTGAAAATTTTAGCTCAGAACGAAACCTTTTACACCAATAAAGATGATTCTAATATTCAGGACATTGTAAGCTGTATCAAAGATGGTGAAAAGCTTACTACGCCTATTGGAAAAGGATTCGGTAAAAGGAGAGGGCTGGCGACAGGCGAATATTACATCAAAAATTCTGATGAAATAAAAGAAGCCTTTTTAGCCTATCCGGATGCTTTTGATGCCTATGAAGAATTTACGGCAAAATTTAAACCTTATACCTTAAAAAGAGACGTACTTCTTCCTAAATTTGATATCCCTGCGGAATTTATCCATGCAGAAGATGAGGTAGACGGCGGAAAAAGAGGGGAAATGGCTTACCTTACCTATCTTACCTATGAAGGTGCCAAGAAAAGGTATGCAGAAACGGGTATTACTGATGAAATTAAAGAACGTCTTGACTTTGAGCTTGAGGTAATTGCCAATACCGGTTATCCGGGGTACTTCCTTATCGTACAGGATTTCTGTAATGAAGCCCGTAATATGGGTGTTTGGGTTGGTCCGGGAAGAGGGTCGGCGGCAGGATCTGCGGTGGCGTACTGTATCGGAATTACCAATGTAGACCCCATCAAATATGATCTCCTTTTTGAGAGATTCTTGAACCCGGAAAGGGTTTCCATGCCCGATATTGATATTGACTTTGATGATGAAGGGCGAGATAAAATTATCAAATGGGTTGTTGAAAAATATGGAAAAACTCAGGTAGCACAAATTATTACATACTCGGTATTGGGAGGAAAATCTGCCATTAAAGATGCCGGAAGGGTTTTGGATGTGCCTATTCCTGATACCAATAATATTGCCAAACTGATTCCTCCAAGTCCCGGGATGAATATTGCAAAAGCTTTAGCGAAGTATGATAAATTAAAACCGGAAGAACAGATGCTCGTTGATGAGATGAGATATGTTCTTGAAAGTCCTGATGATGCACGACACGGAGTTTTAGCAAGTGCTAAAAAAATGGAAGGCTGTATCAGAAACACCGGAATTCACGCCTGCGGGGTGATTATTACGCCGGAAGATGTGAGTAATCTTGTTCCGGTTACCATTGCAGCAAAAGATGCTGATATCCTGGTGTCACAGTTTGATAACTCTGTTGCGGAAAGTGCCGGTCTTCTGAAGATGGACTTTTTGGGGCTGAGAACGCTGACTATTATTAAAGATGCATTGAAGCTTGTTAAAGCAAGATATGGAGTGGATATTGATCCGGATCTTATTCCGCTGGATGATGCCAAAACATATCAACTGTTTAAAGAAGGAAGAACGGTCGGGATTTTCCAGTATGAAAGTCCGGGAATGCAAAAATACATGAGAGAGCTTAAACCGACGGTTTTTGCCGATCTTATCGCTATGAATGCCTTGTACCGTCCCGGTCCGATTAAATATATCCCGAACTTCATCAACAGAAAGCACGGAATTGAAGAGATTGTCTACGACTTACCGGAAACAGAAGAATATTTAAAAGAAACATACGGAATTACCGTTTATCAGGAGCAGGTAATGCTTTTGTCCCAGAAGCTGGCCAACTTTACCAAAGGTGAAGCCGATACTTTAAGAAAGGCAATGGGTAAAAAGCAGATTGATGTTCTTAATAAAATGTACCCGAAATTTATTGAAGGAGGTAGAAAAAACAACCTTAATGAAGAAAGGCTGGAGAAGATCTGGAATGACTGGAAAGCCTTTGCAGAATATGCCTTCAATAAGTCCCACTCAACGTGTTATGCATTCATCGCTTATCAGACCGCCTATTTAAAAGCTAATTATCCGGCAGAATACATGGCGAGTGTAATGAGTAATAACATTAACAACACAGATTCTATCACCATGTTCATGGAAGACTGTAAAAGTATGGGCGTGGATGTTCTGGGACCGGACGTGAATGAATCTCAATACAAATTCTCCGTAAACGAAAAAGGACAGATCCGCTTTGGGTTGGGTGCAATAAAAGGAATTGGGGAAGGACCGAGTGAAGCAATTACAAGAGAGAGAGAAAACGGAAGGTTTAAAAATATTTATGATTTCTTCGAAAGAATACTACCTTCACAGATGAACAAAAGGGTAGCGGAGAGTTTGGTGCTTGCAGGTGCTTTTGATGAACTGGATGCTTTCCATAGGGGACAGTACTTTGATATTGACATGGCAGGAAAGACCAATCTTGAAAGACTGATCAGATACGGGCAGAGTTTCCAGGAAAGCAAAAACGAGATGGAGCACTCTTTATTTGCGGATTTCGCAGAAGAAGTTCAGATTGAACAGCCGAAACTGGCTCCATGTCCGGAATGGCCCAATATGCATAAGCTTAATAAAGAAAAAGAGATCATTGGCTTCTATCTTTCTGCTCATCCGCTGGACGAATTTAAATATCAGTTCCAGTTTATGCAGGGGCAGCTTTCTAAAAAAGCAGTTCTTGAGAAAAATGAAGAAGAAAAGGTTGTTACCGATGAAGCGCCTGTTTTGGAACAGGATGCCCTGGACGATGCTGTGGATCTTACGGAAATTGTTTCAGATGATATAGTGGCAGGAGAAGAGGAAGTGATAGAAGAAGTTACTAAGAAGGCAGAGCCAAAAGGGAATTTCTTATTCCTGAATCTGGATGAGGTGGATGCTTACAAAGAACAGGCTTTCTCTAATAAACAGGAAGAACTGTTTGAAGAGAAAAAGAAAGACTGGAAAACCCTTCAGAAAGAGAGGGAAAATGGCGGTGGTGGTAAAGAATATACTGTAGCCGGTCTTATTACCGAATACAGGGTTCAGGATGGTTTCAGAAGTGGTGAGAAAGTAGCTTTTGTTACACTTGAAGATTATTCCGGATCCTATTCATTCAGGCTGGGAGACAGAGATTACATGAGATTGAAAGAAAAGCTGGAAGTACAGAGATTTGTGATTTTTAAGATAAAATTTGCTCAGGTAAAAGATGGCAGGGTCTTCGTTAATGTAAATGATGTAATTGAACTTCAGGAAGCATTTGAACGATTTGCAAAGAGTATATCATTGGTGATGGATGTGATGGATGTAAGACCTGAAGATCTCGACTTTTTCAGAACGGTTCTCGACAGAAACAAAGGAAACCAAAAATTGAAATTCTTTATCAAAAACCTGGAAGATGACTCCCATATTGAAGTTCAGTCTATGAAACATTCGGTGGATCTGAATGGTGATCTGATAAAAGAAATTCAACTTCTTAATAAATATGAATTTTATTTAAACTAG
- a CDS encoding S8 family peptidase, translating into MKKIFISIGILTTIVMNAQNSNEVLKKTLERQRIENNKKFDLFLSKHFESDKNPETLKELEEQRKILAGFDPDGKPYFYQSDDLDQIKNSNADFLQNGTITGLTGSFNGENIKYTIFDGGRAFEGHELFNNAADRVNNKEASTMNYSSHATAVTGFIGAKDYPYTLTFTNGTTRVTNLRGIAQNSTFDNYAFATTTLPGGSASSTVFEKIVLAQPKMSNHSYGTNPGWSSLYGIAWIWGGQFISPGTTADLQGTYLDSDQTYDNIVYNNPTYVIVKSAGNSYGMGPTGNTLAKYYKNSAGTYVQFAATDTLPQNNCALGYDCIGFGSLAKNIIVVGASDILTASDKRYSSPSDVIKSSYSSAGPRDDGAIKPDIITTGTNVGYGSTAENTTGSSLYNVGSGTSFSGPIVTGIIGVWMQIYKQLYPALELNAASAKTLMIHSASEAGTVGPDPWNGWGYIDAKKGAELLVGKSNNTILFNDETLNNGSVNARTVKASGSEPLKVTLSWIDPEYVIPTSITWAEAYNNRTSRLINDLDVRIIDTGTGIIYQPWKLNALDPMTPATKGDNTVDNVEQVVIDNPTPGAVYRIEISHKGTLKNNASPSVTSPQNYSIIASGFSEVLGTKDAGLRKSDGITIAPTVVKDFTNVLKAPKNSTFNVYDLSGKKLQKGKINNHKEPIDLSAYTNGIYIIEIKTDKDVISKKVIKE; encoded by the coding sequence ATGAAAAAAATTTTTATTTCGATCGGCATACTGACAACCATTGTCATGAATGCGCAAAACAGTAATGAAGTTTTAAAAAAAACATTAGAACGGCAACGAATAGAAAACAACAAAAAATTTGATCTGTTTCTCTCAAAGCATTTTGAGTCTGATAAAAATCCTGAGACACTTAAAGAACTCGAAGAACAGCGAAAAATTTTGGCAGGATTCGATCCGGATGGAAAGCCTTATTTCTATCAGTCGGATGATTTGGATCAAATAAAAAACTCCAATGCAGACTTTTTACAGAATGGCACCATCACAGGGTTGACAGGTTCATTTAACGGCGAAAATATTAAATATACCATCTTTGATGGCGGAAGAGCATTTGAAGGACATGAACTGTTTAACAACGCAGCAGACAGGGTTAATAATAAAGAAGCCAGTACCATGAATTACAGCTCACATGCCACTGCTGTTACAGGATTTATCGGCGCCAAAGACTATCCTTATACGCTTACATTTACCAATGGAACAACCCGGGTTACGAATTTAAGAGGAATAGCACAAAATTCAACTTTTGACAATTATGCCTTCGCTACTACAACATTACCCGGAGGTTCTGCTTCCAGTACGGTATTTGAAAAAATAGTCCTGGCACAGCCCAAAATGTCCAATCATTCATACGGTACAAACCCTGGCTGGAGTAGCCTTTATGGAATTGCCTGGATATGGGGCGGGCAGTTCATAAGCCCTGGAACCACTGCTGATCTACAGGGAACCTATCTTGATAGCGACCAGACTTATGACAATATCGTGTATAACAATCCCACCTATGTTATCGTTAAATCAGCCGGAAATTCATATGGAATGGGGCCAACAGGAAACACCTTAGCTAAATATTATAAAAACAGTGCAGGAACTTATGTACAATTTGCAGCTACAGACACACTTCCACAAAACAACTGCGCTTTAGGATATGACTGTATTGGTTTTGGTTCTTTGGCAAAAAACATTATTGTAGTAGGTGCTTCTGATATCCTGACTGCCAGCGACAAAAGATACTCCTCTCCTTCTGATGTTATAAAATCAAGCTACAGCAGCGCAGGTCCAAGAGATGACGGCGCTATAAAACCGGACATTATTACTACAGGAACTAATGTAGGATATGGTTCCACAGCGGAAAATACAACAGGCAGCAGCTTATATAACGTGGGCAGTGGAACCTCTTTTTCCGGGCCTATTGTTACCGGAATCATAGGAGTCTGGATGCAGATTTATAAACAGCTATATCCTGCTCTTGAGCTTAATGCAGCCTCTGCAAAAACCTTAATGATCCACTCTGCATCGGAAGCAGGAACTGTCGGCCCGGACCCATGGAATGGCTGGGGGTATATAGATGCAAAAAAAGGAGCAGAACTTCTTGTAGGAAAATCCAACAATACCATACTATTTAATGATGAAACCTTAAATAATGGTTCGGTTAATGCTCGAACAGTGAAAGCATCCGGATCTGAACCCTTAAAAGTAACCCTATCCTGGATTGATCCGGAATATGTTATCCCCACAAGCATAACATGGGCAGAAGCCTACAACAACAGAACTTCCAGATTAATAAACGATCTGGATGTAAGAATTATAGATACCGGAACAGGCATCATTTATCAGCCTTGGAAATTAAATGCATTAGATCCAATGACTCCTGCTACAAAAGGAGACAACACAGTAGATAATGTAGAGCAGGTTGTTATTGATAACCCAACACCAGGAGCTGTTTATAGAATTGAGATTTCTCATAAAGGAACATTAAAAAATAACGCTTCTCCAAGTGTTACTTCCCCTCAGAATTATTCTATCATTGCATCAGGATTTAGCGAAGTGCTGGGAACCAAGGATGCCGGATTAAGAAAATCTGATGGCATAACGATCGCACCAACGGTTGTAAAAGATTTCACCAATGTATTAAAAGCTCCTAAAAATTCCACATTCAATGTCTATGATCTTTCAGGTAAGAAGTTACAGAAAGGAAAGATCAACAATCACAAAGAACCAATAGATTTATCTGCGTACACCAATGGAATTTACATCATTGAAATAAAAACAGACAAAGATGTTATTTCTAAAAAAGTGATCAAGGAATAA
- a CDS encoding thiamine pyrophosphate-dependent enzyme, whose product MENALHEKVSQDILLKAYNHMMLAKAMADIYEENRNVCKYVHSTSRGHEAIQLATAYQLKKEDWVSPYYRDESILLGIGFEPYQLMLQLLAKADDPFSGGRSYYSHPSSRDENKPKIVHQSSATGMQTIPTTGVAQGIKYIQDFNLQQFENNPVVVCSLGDNSVTEGEVSEALQFAALHQLPIIFLVQDNEWGISVTKDEARTCDAYDFVAGFTGLSRMRVDGTDFVESFEAMKKAVDFVRTERKPLVVCAKTVLIGHHTSGVRREFYRDEEDLTKHRAKDPGEILRKHLLETGVDEDLLKQITKKARLEAEEAFEKAKNAEDPKPETVMQHVFAPTPITEETGTREPANGEKIVMVDAAIHAIQELMWKHPEALLYGQDVGERIGGVFRETVTLGKKFGSKRVFNTAIQEAYIIGSTAGMSAVGLKPIVEVQFADYIYPGINQLITEISKSSYLSGGKFPVSNIIRVPIGAYGGGGPYHSGSVESILANIKGIKIAYPSNAADFKGLLKAAYYDPNPIVMLEHKGLYWSKVPGTEDAKTIEPAEDYVLPFGKGKVIIEADKDETEKGRTLLIVTYGMGVYWAKEAAKRFNGRVEVIDLRTLIPLDEELVFERVKAHGKCIVLTEEQLNNSFAEAFAHRISKNCFRYLDAPVETMGSLDVPAVPINLVLEKEMLPNAEKLSSKIEEMLKY is encoded by the coding sequence ATGGAAAATGCACTTCACGAAAAAGTTTCTCAGGATATATTACTCAAAGCGTATAATCATATGATGCTGGCCAAGGCAATGGCTGACATTTACGAAGAAAACAGAAATGTATGCAAATACGTTCACAGTACTTCCAGAGGTCACGAAGCCATCCAGCTTGCGACAGCCTATCAGCTTAAAAAAGAAGACTGGGTTTCTCCCTATTACAGAGACGAAAGCATTCTTTTAGGAATCGGTTTTGAACCTTACCAACTAATGCTTCAGTTACTGGCTAAAGCTGATGATCCTTTTTCGGGAGGAAGATCTTATTACTCCCACCCTTCAAGCAGGGATGAAAACAAACCAAAAATCGTTCACCAGAGTTCCGCTACTGGAATGCAGACTATCCCAACGACAGGAGTTGCACAGGGAATCAAATACATTCAGGATTTCAATCTTCAGCAATTTGAAAACAATCCTGTTGTGGTTTGTAGTCTTGGAGACAATTCCGTTACAGAAGGTGAAGTGAGTGAAGCTTTACAGTTTGCAGCTCTGCATCAGCTTCCGATCATCTTCCTTGTTCAGGATAACGAATGGGGAATTTCCGTAACGAAAGACGAAGCAAGAACCTGTGATGCATACGATTTTGTAGCAGGATTCACGGGGTTAAGCAGAATGAGAGTAGACGGAACTGATTTTGTGGAAAGTTTCGAAGCCATGAAAAAAGCCGTAGATTTTGTAAGAACAGAAAGAAAGCCTCTTGTTGTCTGTGCCAAAACGGTATTGATCGGTCATCACACTTCAGGAGTAAGAAGAGAATTCTATAGAGACGAAGAAGATTTAACAAAACACAGGGCCAAAGATCCGGGAGAAATCCTTAGAAAACATTTACTGGAAACAGGTGTTGATGAAGATCTTTTAAAGCAAATCACTAAAAAGGCGCGTCTTGAAGCAGAAGAAGCTTTTGAAAAAGCTAAAAATGCAGAGGATCCAAAGCCTGAAACCGTAATGCAGCACGTTTTTGCCCCAACTCCCATTACTGAGGAAACAGGGACACGTGAACCCGCCAACGGAGAAAAAATTGTAATGGTGGATGCTGCCATCCATGCCATCCAGGAACTGATGTGGAAACACCCTGAAGCACTTCTTTATGGGCAGGATGTAGGTGAAAGAATCGGTGGAGTTTTCCGTGAAACGGTTACTTTAGGAAAAAAATTCGGAAGCAAAAGAGTATTCAATACGGCCATTCAGGAAGCTTATATCATAGGATCTACTGCCGGAATGAGTGCTGTTGGGCTGAAACCAATTGTTGAGGTTCAGTTTGCAGATTATATTTATCCGGGAATCAACCAGTTGATTACGGAAATTTCAAAATCAAGTTATTTAAGCGGTGGAAAATTCCCGGTAAGCAATATCATCCGTGTTCCTATCGGAGCCTATGGCGGCGGCGGTCCTTACCATAGTGGAAGTGTGGAAAGTATCTTAGCCAATATCAAAGGAATCAAAATAGCATACCCAAGTAATGCCGCAGATTTTAAAGGTTTGCTAAAAGCAGCTTATTATGATCCGAACCCGATAGTGATGCTGGAGCATAAAGGGTTGTACTGGAGTAAAGTTCCGGGAACTGAAGATGCCAAAACGATAGAGCCTGCTGAAGACTATGTTCTTCCATTTGGAAAAGGTAAAGTAATTATTGAAGCAGATAAGGATGAAACCGAAAAAGGCAGAACTTTATTGATAGTTACTTATGGAATGGGAGTTTACTGGGCTAAAGAAGCAGCTAAGAGATTCAACGGAAGAGTTGAAGTGATCGACTTAAGAACATTGATCCCTCTTGATGAAGAACTTGTTTTCGAAAGAGTGAAAGCGCATGGAAAATGTATCGTTCTAACAGAAGAACAGCTTAATAACTCTTTTGCAGAAGCTTTTGCACACCGTATTTCCAAAAATTGCTTCAGGTATCTTGACGCACCGGTAGAAACAATGGGATCACTGGATGTACCTGCTGTTCCTATCAACCTTGTTCTGGAAAAAGAAATGCTTCCAAATGCTGAAAAGCTCAGCAGTAAGATCGAAGAAATGCTGAAATATTAA
- a CDS encoding bestrophin family protein: MITTKYVNYKQVLNLSGFHLILISIWCTLIAVLFYFFNWQWMTIPWVPVALIGTAEAFLVGFKNNQAYDRLWEARKIWGGIVNSSRSFASMVYAFDTKNEEIGVFDLEDRKRRIVYRHIAWLYTFREQLLIPTEWEHISTENNKFGNINLRRNRLIKAGFPDYGRAPIFLHKYLSEEEYDLKNDYKNFATYLVAQQAKDINELKNMNAITDFNQTQLQNSLNEFYNFQGQAERIKKFPSPRQFASTAFVFNILFIMLLPLGLVNEFAKLGDWGIWTSIPFCIIIGWIYIIMELVGDYSENPFAGLMFDVPMLSICRTIEIDLLQMSGETDLPDPISSKNGVLV, from the coding sequence ATGATCACTACTAAATACGTCAATTATAAGCAGGTTCTCAATTTATCAGGTTTTCATCTTATACTGATTTCAATCTGGTGTACGCTGATCGCTGTCCTATTCTATTTTTTCAATTGGCAGTGGATGACTATTCCATGGGTTCCAGTAGCTTTGATTGGTACGGCAGAAGCATTCCTTGTTGGTTTTAAAAACAATCAGGCTTATGACAGACTTTGGGAAGCCAGAAAAATCTGGGGCGGAATTGTGAATTCCAGCCGTTCATTTGCCTCTATGGTATATGCCTTCGATACTAAAAATGAAGAAATTGGTGTTTTTGATCTTGAAGACCGTAAAAGAAGAATCGTTTACCGTCATATAGCATGGTTATATACTTTCCGGGAACAGCTTTTGATTCCTACAGAATGGGAGCATATCAGCACAGAAAATAATAAATTCGGGAATATCAACCTGAGAAGAAATAGGTTAATAAAAGCCGGTTTTCCTGACTACGGAAGAGCTCCTATTTTCCTGCACAAATATCTGTCAGAGGAAGAGTATGATCTTAAAAATGATTATAAAAATTTTGCTACCTATCTGGTTGCCCAACAAGCGAAAGACATTAACGAGCTGAAAAATATGAATGCCATTACGGATTTCAATCAGACTCAGCTTCAAAACAGCCTGAATGAATTCTACAATTTCCAGGGACAGGCGGAGAGAATTAAAAAATTCCCTTCTCCAAGACAGTTTGCCAGTACAGCTTTTGTTTTTAATATTCTGTTCATCATGCTTCTTCCCCTGGGATTAGTGAACGAGTTTGCCAAATTGGGAGATTGGGGAATATGGACCTCTATTCCTTTCTGTATTATTATCGGATGGATTTATATCATTATGGAACTGGTAGGAGATTATTCTGAAAATCCTTTTGCAGGATTAATGTTTGATGTTCCGATGCTTTCAATCTGCAGAACGATTGAAATAGACCTTCTTCAGATGAGCGGAGAAACAGACCTTCCGGATCCTATTTCTTCTAAAAATGGAGTGTTGGTATAA
- a CDS encoding serine hydrolase domain-containing protein, translating into MKSNQLLQAIAMLCLALFSPKVKSQAAFNKELPKEFTDGFTKEINDSISSLGSFIVSQNDKLIYEHYFHGASKETIFSIKSVTKSIVSVLAGIAQDKNILPNLNTPVLKILPEYNISRSSFKNISNIEGKVAHDSIRNTLTLKNLLTMQGGFDWVENSKISTAMSFSGDPVKFVLDLPFEEYPGTVFNYNSGETHLFGAALAKIVKTNLKQFAAENLFKPLKINVPRWDTDSMNRNIAGSEMFMKPEDMLKFGLMILNNGKLGGRQIVSSKWIQESTAEHVKLDSWDVMPGANGYGYYWWRRKTNGHQAFVATGYGGQLICIIPDLKMVIVTTCFLNDKNRGRSEIKRLHYFIDNMTKEDIYKH; encoded by the coding sequence ATGAAATCCAATCAACTCCTGCAGGCTATCGCAATGTTATGTCTTGCCTTATTCTCCCCTAAAGTGAAATCACAGGCAGCTTTCAACAAAGAGTTACCCAAAGAGTTTACGGACGGATTTACCAAAGAAATTAATGACAGCATTTCTTCTTTGGGATCGTTCATTGTTTCCCAAAATGACAAACTGATTTATGAGCATTATTTCCACGGAGCCAGCAAGGAAACCATCTTCAGCATAAAGTCCGTTACCAAGAGTATCGTCTCTGTTCTGGCAGGCATTGCACAAGATAAAAACATACTTCCTAATCTCAATACACCGGTTTTAAAAATTCTTCCGGAATACAATATATCGAGAAGCAGTTTCAAAAACATTTCCAATATTGAAGGAAAAGTAGCTCATGATTCCATCAGAAATACATTAACGTTAAAAAATCTATTGACCATGCAGGGTGGTTTTGACTGGGTTGAAAATTCAAAAATTTCAACAGCCATGTCATTTTCCGGTGATCCTGTAAAGTTTGTACTGGATCTTCCTTTTGAAGAGTATCCGGGAACCGTATTCAATTATAACAGCGGTGAAACCCACCTTTTCGGAGCAGCACTGGCAAAAATTGTGAAAACCAATCTGAAACAATTTGCAGCAGAAAACCTTTTTAAACCATTAAAGATCAATGTTCCCCGATGGGATACAGATTCCATGAACAGAAATATTGCAGGTTCGGAAATGTTTATGAAACCTGAAGATATGCTGAAATTTGGTTTGATGATCCTGAATAACGGAAAACTTGGAGGCAGACAGATTGTTTCCTCAAAATGGATTCAGGAATCGACAGCTGAGCATGTCAAACTGGATTCCTGGGATGTAATGCCAGGTGCCAATGGATACGGCTATTACTGGTGGCGGAGAAAAACCAACGGACATCAGGCTTTCGTAGCTACCGGATATGGCGGACAGCTTATCTGCATCATTCCTGATTTAAAAATGGTTATCGTGACGACCTGCTTTCTGAATGACAAAAACAGAGGCAGAAGCGAGATTAAAAGACTTCACTATTTTATCGACAATATGACCAAAGAAGATATTTATAAACATTGA